In Monodelphis domestica isolate mMonDom1 chromosome 1, mMonDom1.pri, whole genome shotgun sequence, the sequence gtgataggtGAGAGTTAGCAGATGGAGAAAAGAGCGTGTAAGGGGAGACCCAGGAGGAAGTAGAGCTCTTTGGCGTGGGTGTAGAGGAGACCCTTTTGGAGTTTAGCCACAGGCCCATCATGGCGGCCAATAGATGAGAAAGCTTACCTCTctcctacttttccctctcttgacTACTtatactactttgatttaataaagctGTTAAGCCACAAACCACCTCATCATTTTAAGTATTACACAAGTATTTCCATATAGCCTTTGGCTCCACTCACTCAAGAAGAGTGTCTGTGGAGCCACCAATTCGGGTTcctcttttccccatttgaaCTAGTTAGCCTCACTCGATCGCACGGCCATAGACTTAATACTGTTCTCCTAAGGCTGTACGGTTGCTCCCGCGGGGAACTGAGAGAATCCCAGAGAAGATGGTGTCAGTCCATCCCCACCACCAGGAGACACGCCCGGATGATTCTAGCTCTTGTCATCTCTACACTTAGATTGTGGCTCCTTAGTGATCTGTTCCTCTCTTCTCTGTCGCCCCGAGATGTGCTTAGTCTTTCCTCCTTGTTTCTTTAGTGGCTTTTCTTGCCCGTTAGAGTGTAAGCTTCGTGCGGGCGCGGACTCGTACTTACTCCTCCTCTGTCGTGAGCTAGCGCAGGGCTTTGCCCAGAGTGGGCGCTCCGTAAACAGTGAGCCCTTCCAAAAGCGCCTTTGGGCAGCTCTGctctggggaggagggagaggaggactGAGTGGATGGGTGAATGCCAGGTGCAGCAGCAGCGAGTCTCCGGTGTGTTTGGCCACTGTGATTAAATCAATTCCATCTGTGTGTCTCCCTCTTCTCAACCCTGTTCTCGAGCAGTCCATCCCAAGACCCTACAGACAGGTCAGTTTCCCGGATGACGAGGAGGAGATCGTCCGCATCAACCCTCGGGAGAAGATCTGGATAACGGGCTACGAGGACTACCGGCACGCTCCCGTGCGGGGCAAGTACATGGACCCCTCGGAGGACGCGGACTCGTACGTGCGCTTCGCCTCCAAGGGCGACGCCTCCAAGCACGACTACACCTACCCCTACATCGACCACTCGGACTTTGACCCCGGGGAGGACCCCAAAGGACGGGATCTGGGGAGCGTGATTAAAACTCAGCCCAACCGAGGCAAGTCCCGTCGGCGGAAGGAGGACGGGGAGCGCTCGCGCTGTGTGTACTGTAGAGACATGTTCAACCACGAGGAGAACCGGCGGGGTCAGTGCCAGGATGCGCCTGACCCCATCAGAACTTGCATCCGCCGAGTGAGCTGTATGTGGTGCGCAGACAGCATGCTCTATCACTGTATGTCCGACCCGGAGGGAGACTATACGGACCCTTGTTCGTGCGACACCAGCGATGAAAAGTTTTGCCTCCGGTGGATGGCCCTCATCGCCTTGTCCTTCCTGGCCCCCTGTATGTGCTGTTACCTGCCCCTCCGCGGCTGCTACAACTGTGGGGTGATGTGTAGGTGCTGTGGCGGCAAACACAAGGCGGCCGGATGAAGACGGCAGCCTCTCGTTCTCGCTCCCTCTCTCCTTGCCACGGGCAGGGGCTCGTGAGCCCCCCAAAGGGGGAGCCTCCTCTCCCGAGCCCCGCTGCACCTGGAGACATCATTCCAGCCCGGGGAACCCCTCCGGTGGGTTTGCCACTCGAGCTCCAGCCAGCCACTCTTAATGGTTCACACACACATAGTCACCCCAACCCCAGTGTTCTAATGAAATTAACCTTCGGCATAGACTATTGTATTATTAATAATCTGTAATCCGACTGATTGTCTTGTACATGTTTATATTCCCCGTCCCCACCTTGCCCTCCTTCCCGCTCTCCACTTCAAAAGGAAGGAGACGACCGTCTGAACTGCTGATTTGCAGGGGATTTTTTTGGCTTGGGCTGTTCAGAAGAGCCTCTCCAGACTGTAGCTTGTTAAGCTTGCCTTAACAAACCGCCTGTACTCAGCCAACTTGGGGTACCTACCAAAAGATGCGAGAAAAAGGCAATCCCACCAGAAGTATTTTAACCTGCAGTCAGTCGTCCTGTGTATAGAAGGTGTGCTAGCGTGTACCACAACACGATATTGCTATTACCATTCTAAAGCCAAATTTCTTATGTTATGTGAACTGCAGTTTGTTTTCAGTCCGTCATCATTTCTTTTGCaagaaaaaatgcatttaaattaTTGACTAATGTTAAACGTTCATTCATGCAAAGACAATGAAAAATAAGCCTTAACATCAGGAGGATTCCTTGAATTTCACATTTCCAGCTAGTgctgggaaaaaacaacaacaacaacaacaacaacttaagGTCCCCATGATCTATccaaataatgacaaaagtaGAATTAAAAggatttaagtttttaaaagggAGGCAGAATGATGTTGTGGCAAAGATGctagtcctgggttccaatcctagcCTCAGAACAAAGAAGCTATGTGTGACCTTGTGTGGGTCGATGGAAAGGACACTAGATTTGAAGTCCGAGGACCCAAGTTTAAGTTCTGGCTCTGTCACTTAtggcctgtgtgactttggacaagtcacttctcttgtcttggctctcggtttcctcatctacaaaataaaatgaggaggttggaccagaGTGACCTACGatcccttcccactctaaatTAGTGATTCCGTGTCACTTTACCCTCAGTGGGCCtcaattccttatctataaaattaggaggttGATTCAGCTGATTTCCCTCTCCAGAATTCTACAATATGATGATTCCGGGATGGGAATTCAGCGATCACATTCCTCCCTCAAGTTCTCCATCACAGAATAAAACACTAACCTCCAAATGATTCCTTTCTTGCTCGTGGTTCTGCAAATGGACAATCAGTATCCAGGGCAGACACAAAAGCAGTTATAAAAAATCCACTCGGATTTTAGAGAAACACTAAGGTTGTGGTGAATGGAACCTGAAGCTTCTTCAAAGTAAACTATATTAACTGTATAGAAAGAGGGGAAATTTTTAGCTGTCATAAAGCTTAagatttttgttctgttttgtttttgcatttcctAATCACTTCCACATCACCAAATTCCAAATttgtacttgaaaaaaaaataaggccaTATGTAAAATACAAAAAACTTCCCAATGCCTAAGTGTCTTTCTCCCTTGACTCAGCACCAGGACTTGATGTTGTCATTAGGCGTGTGCAGATGTTTCCAACAGACTTGTCCTAAAAAAATGTCTTCTCTCTATGTACCAGGCTTGTAATTAGCTGGGGAAAGAGTATTTTTCTAACATATTACAAGGAATagccaaataatttttttattgaaataagaaaaaatgaaaaatgtagagCAGTTCGCGGTAACTAGCATAGTACAATCAGAACCGTTCCAAGGCCGTTAGGGGTAGGCACGTCCATCAACGCTGGCACTGCTCTTCCTGCCATAATTCTTTCTGCAGTCAGTTGCCAGCGGAGTGCATGGC encodes:
- the SPRED2 gene encoding sprouty-related, EVH1 domain-containing protein 2 isoform X3 translates to MTRDDSSGGWLPQEGGGISRVGVCKVMPPDGNGRSGFLIHGERQKDKLVVLECYVRKDLVYTKANPTFHHWKVDNRKFGLTFQSPADARAFDRGVRKAIEDLIEGSTTSSSTIHNEAELGDDDVFTTATDSSSNSSQKREPPTRTISSPMSCEHRSIYTLGHIHDQYSSDHYQLEQSIPRPYRQVSFPDDEEEIVRINPREKIWITGYEDYRHAPVRGKYMDPSEDADSYVRFASKGDASKHDYTYPYIDHSDFDPGEDPKGRDLGSVIKTQPNRGKSRRRKEDGERSRCVYCRDMFNHEENRRGQCQDAPDPIRTCIRRVSCMWCADSMLYHCMSDPEGDYTDPCSCDTSDEKFCLRWMALIALSFLAPCMCCYLPLRGCYNCGVMCRCCGGKHKAAG
- the SPRED2 gene encoding sprouty-related, EVH1 domain-containing protein 2 isoform X1 codes for the protein MTEETHPDDDSYIVRVKAVVMTRDDSSGGWLPQEGGGISRVGVCKVMPPDGNGRSGFLIHGERQKDKLVVLECYVRKDLVYTKANPTFHHWKVDNRKFGLTFQSPADARAFDRGVRKAIEDLIEGSTTSSSTIHNEAELGDDDVFTTATDSSSNSSQKREPPTRTISSPMSCEHRSIYTLGHIHDQYSSDHYQLEQSIPRPYRQVSFPDDEEEIVRINPREKIWITGYEDYRHAPVRGKYMDPSEDADSYVRFASKGDASKHDYTYPYIDHSDFDPGEDPKGRDLGSVIKTQPNRGKSRRRKEDGERSRCVYCRDMFNHEENRRGQCQDAPDPIRTCIRRVSCMWCADSMLYHCMSDPEGDYTDPCSCDTSDEKFCLRWMALIALSFLAPCMCCYLPLRGCYNCGVMCRCCGGKHKAAG
- the SPRED2 gene encoding sprouty-related, EVH1 domain-containing protein 2 isoform X2; the encoded protein is MASPSSDSYIVRVKAVVMTRDDSSGGWLPQEGGGISRVGVCKVMPPDGNGRSGFLIHGERQKDKLVVLECYVRKDLVYTKANPTFHHWKVDNRKFGLTFQSPADARAFDRGVRKAIEDLIEGSTTSSSTIHNEAELGDDDVFTTATDSSSNSSQKREPPTRTISSPMSCEHRSIYTLGHIHDQYSSDHYQLEQSIPRPYRQVSFPDDEEEIVRINPREKIWITGYEDYRHAPVRGKYMDPSEDADSYVRFASKGDASKHDYTYPYIDHSDFDPGEDPKGRDLGSVIKTQPNRGKSRRRKEDGERSRCVYCRDMFNHEENRRGQCQDAPDPIRTCIRRVSCMWCADSMLYHCMSDPEGDYTDPCSCDTSDEKFCLRWMALIALSFLAPCMCCYLPLRGCYNCGVMCRCCGGKHKAAG